CTTTGGATGTTACAAAATCCATCTCTCGAGACAAAGAAACAAGCccaaatattatttattcaaaatgATAAACATCAATTGAAAGTTCttactttttgagttttttGAGTTGAAGATTGCAgcgaaaaattgaattttttggaTGGATAGATCGATGAAAGGGTTTTCCAAATATGAAAAATACTAAACGAAAGGTTTAAGCAAGTtgaatagttttatttctttttcttttttaaagatTGGTCATATGTCTAAAATTCTAAATTGATGTAGTAGGGGCAAAATATACTGGGAgagtctttttcttttttaaagatTGGTCATATGTCTAAATTGATGTAGTAGGCAATATACTGGGAGAGTTGGAATTTTAATCTttcacttttttaaaaaaatatataaatagattccactgtttaatttttattagtgtATTAGGGTATGTATGAGGAGATGGTTTAGGTGATCCTTACCGTCAAACTTAAGGAGTTTTTTATATtagattttgaatttttggatcAGAATGGATTTCATAGTTCAGATTTTGAATTTTCCCACAATTCAGATTGGATCAGTTTCatttattttacaaaaattCAGATCTTCTAATCGGACCGAATTGAGAAAATTTCCGATTAACCACCCACTACCAAAGAATTGGGCTATCAACTGCATTTAATAAACGGTTGGGCTCTAAATTGCACTGGATATCAACAATTAATTTGGCAATAAATTATATTCGATACATATCCAAAATTATTCAGACTTAACCACATACTATTAGTAGATATATTTTGATATTAATACTCCTACGTATccatccgttccatgttaatagagtcatttttttattttgggaagttccaagttaattgaatcatttatatttttgacaaaaagtaatccatcttttactttattctctcttcatctctcttaatttattatctcttacttttttccccatccatttaacacactattcttaaactctgtgccgaaaagtaatgactctattaacaaggaacgaagggagtattaaagATGCTTTGATCAACCAATATGATTGGCGTGATGGTTCAATCCCTCGTCTGTTAAGTCTAAGGTCAGGGGTTCGATCTTTGACCATATGAATGGAGCAAACCATTTAGTCAGTCCTTACGGGTTAGCCGCTAAAACAAGGGATTATCAGTCCTCTAGCCATCGCCAAGATGAATACCTTAGAAAATATCCAATTTTGTTAACTCTCTTGGTAGTCAAAGGTATATGTATTTCAAAGGCAAGCTATGGGAATATGCAGCTTTCTTCTTTTAATGCTCAAACCGTAAATTTCGACGTTGATTCTCCCCTTCTAGAAAGTTattccactttttaattttccTTTCGTTTTTCCAAGAACCAAATGCCAAAAAAATCACTTGAAAATATGGATGCCATTTTCCTCatcttttctttctattttggtTTGCTACGCCATCAATCACAATTTTCTTTTCTAGAACAAagttttttctaaaattattgagaaaataaaatattgagtGTAGAATGGGTGGGTTGATATAATTGATATTCAATTGTTTTCTCTCATTTTGCTATATGCAAGGTCATAAATATTGATTCTAGTATTGAGCTTAATAAATAGGAGTATTACTTAATACTTAcctatataataattttataattaaaccATCCGTATATGTATAGACATTAAATTACAATCGAAGTGTATTCCCTATAatctaaataattataatctGGACTACTACGTAATTGGCATTTTTTTAAATACCAATCCTCCCCATAAATGGATCGAAAGACCAGTCACCTTTATTCTAAAATAAAACTAGTATACAGAATTAGACTTATACAGAATTCTAAAAATGCCACACTAATTAATGATCGATATTGAGCTGAAAATTCTTATTCTTGAAAAGTCCCTTTTATTTTACTTGATGCATATAAATTCATCATCTACAATTTTAGTTGAGCCGATTTATTAGACACATGCCCCTTATTTGATGATAAGATTGAAACATATTTGAGAAATTATATAAGTCAGGCTCACCCGATTGAAATTAGATGTGGAAAAGTTTAAATGACAAATTTGAAGTAGTTTTTGCAACTAATAACAAGAGAGTTTTAACCGTTATGATATTTCtgaataaatattttgattGATATTATTAATGAAAAACACTAAAATTAAGTGGTTGGGATTAGGATGAGATAAAAAGCGAAAGAAagctttttaattaatattttggtCGATGGTCATGGCTAGTTTAAGTGGGGATCTAATCATGGTTAATTATATGTCTCCAAATAAACAATGGTTTTATTTACCTCGGATCTAAGTTGAATGTGATAGTGCATTAGTGCAATAAATTGATGTGCTTATCCAAAACGCAAGGCCTAAGCTAtccataattttgattttgcgCTGTTGATGTTTGAATGGTCATACATTCGTCCGTACACTTGAATCATCACGGTTTTCTTTTCAAAATCAAGCAAtgccaattttaaaaaattccttTGTTTTTATAAGATCAAAACGAGTAGGTATGGATCTCAAACCCATGTCCAATATATTTAtaacttaattttaaaaaattcctttgtttttatttaattttctcttCGTAAGTAAGGAGTACATTTTTTGTCGATCATCGACTCAAACTATTTCAGGACTTTCCCAAATCAAATTAATAACAATAGACTTGGTTTTAGACGTGCATGccttataaattaatattcgaTGCACTTAATTTGTAACACACTAATATAGTAAATtcatgttattattattattattattattatttaattaatgcatGATTATTTAATTCGATGATATGGATGGGCAAACTTCCCAATGACTTTAAACGTACACGTCTCCTATATATTCAAATAGTTCATTAATACAATCTTATACCATGTGGTCTTcgattttgcttttttttcttaatttatcaaAGACTTGCCTCCTAAACCTCAAGTCAATATATGGACCTTTTCATAATATTGTCCttacaaattaatttttcaaagttTTAACAATCGTGTCTTGTCGATCAGATTTGGGCTAATCTTGCCCAGCTGGCACATTTCAAGCCACGTAATTACACACatagaattttaatttatgataattAAGATATAATTAGTAGCCGACAATGGCGATGGTTTTTGGATGTATatttagatttaagttccatATGTGTAAATGTAATTGACGTGGCTTTCGTAGGTGAATATTAATTATAGTTAAAGGTTAGAATACATATATGAAAAGATCTGTATAAATTAAGACGACGAgtgatatttttattataatttattaatttgataGTTTTGATAAATTTTTTCAACGTCTACATTCAATGGTCTAACCGAGTAACACACTAAAAACATGTAGTAGCTAGACACATAATTTTCcattaattattaatgtatccatttttttaaatatttaccCTAATTTACTTGGATATTTCAGAGTAACAATTTTGTAATGGATGCTCATGTGATTGTGAGTTATGAGTAATTTGTAAGCAATTTAAAGAaattctttttcattttattattattattatatatgtgCACTCGAATTTGCTGTGGTCCTGCTTCTTGTGTGTTTGTTTGATGGTTGTTAGAACTTGAACCACTGAGTTTGGTGTGGTTAGATTCAGGGAGAATCAACTTCAACTTTGGCCCTTTCCTTTGCTGAAAAGTAGccacttttttattattttattgctTGTAATATTCAATTCACTTGGCAATAAGGAAGTAGCTGTAGTTCACTTTTACGTTGTAAGAGCATTAGAAaaggggcgccctaaggcgtgccctatgcaccgtcacgtcatcatttttatcctcctactcTCCCACCTGCAATGTGGCACCCTAAGGCACGCcatatgcattttcttttatttaaatatttaaataactacaaaaattgggaaaaaacttcattttattaataaaaattaatacattacaatacgaattaaaaaaatacgcaaactcagcgacggcggttacgggcccacacttcttcaatcatgtcgttcatgagctgggcatggtcttgttggttgcgcattgaggcctgtctagatagaacctcattgaagcccgtcggtaatcctctagcggggggctcggtcgccgtgctggacgagctaAATGCACCTTCATCATCGTTCCAGTCAGTAATGGTCCTaccttcatgctcgactatcatgttgtgcatgattatgcacgcatatatgacatcgacgatgacttccttgaaccagagacgagccggccctttcacaattgcccaccgtgcttggagcataccaaatgcccgctcgacatccttcctcgccgcctcctgcttttgctcaaataaaaccctcttctcaccaattgggcagctgatcgtcttcacaaaaaaggccaccgtgggtatatgtcatcggccaagtagtaccccatgtggtattggtgcctgttggcagtgaactcgatggccgggccgttgccattgcattgctcggtgaagagggtggatgagttgaggacgttaatgtcgttgttcgacccggccaCGCCGaaataagcatgccagatccactagtgaattggcctctccatgccgtcggacaattcttctactcccagtgcatacagtcgatgctccctagcatcccaggaaagtcgtgcgccgtctcgtgcatcttcatcaggccctggcaatcAACGGCAGTCGGcctgcgcaaatatgtgtcgccgtaggcctccacaacccccttacaaaatctcttcaggcactcccgacctgttgtctccccgacgtggaaGTACTCGTCGAAActgtccgccgtggtgccgtaggccaactgacggagtgcagccgtgcacttttacaatggtgtaaggccgggtctgccgacgccatcttcccgatacgtcatgtattcatcacgtgacgacaaagtccggacaatgctgagaaaaaggtaacacgacattctaaaccggcggcggaaaacggTCGATCCtcaccgtggttgctcggcaaaatagtctgcaatcagacgttggtgagctgccgcgtggtcgcgtcggacaacCGCCGCTGCCcccgccgcctcctcgcgctaCATTTCGACTAAGCATTCTGCCATGACCTCTTCAAtggctgcatctaaggcttccGAGGTCGGACTACCTGACTCCGAGGAACTAGAACTAGTGTCGTCGTcatggttcattttggtatgtgagagaggtagaaatgtgagagatgagagaaatgtgagaggcgagatgttcatatgaacaagtgaatgagaaacgaggtttaaatagataaaattcgaaaaaaaaatttaaaaatgagtgccatcgtccgccgagcccacaattgTGCCCGATGctgcggacgatggcctatcgtccgcgaccatcgtccgccgagcccacaatggtgcccgatgccgcggacgataggccatcgtccgcgcttcttctgcgcccgaagcttagggcgtgggcatagggcgcgccctatggcgagcacccacaatggaggcatcgtccgcgcccgaggacgatggcacaCATAGGacgtgccatcgggcgccccattgtgggtgccctaaTTTTGCCAAGTGGTTGATCAGCAATATGGAAATATAGATGCTTGTTGGTTTTGTAGATTGCAGTTATTTTAGACCATCTATTTTATATTAACTTGAATCTTTACAAGAATGTGGAAATTCTCCTTTACTATTGGtggtgtgattttttttgttttttttgaacATATTGCTCACCGATTCCTGGTTGTCTTTCAACGTTTTTTTATGCACCAAAGACTTCAATACTGACCAACTATTACCTAAGTAATATTGTCATTTTGTCACATGATGCAAATGGGATTACCAAAAGAAAGAGAATAACGAAACATGAGACAATTTTTAAGATAAATACTAGAAAAAAAAGGACACATCAACTGACTTTTTTATAGTTTGGATTCAAATAAACCGGTTAGAACATAGAAAAATCTGGTCAACTTAGGCGGCCACCTTTGCCCCCATTTAGTAGTCACAAATTCATCAacctcttcttctccctttccCACCTCAccccccacacacacacacacaccaacaACAATAAAACCTAATAATACTAAAACTGGACACAACAATTTAGTATATAGTATTCCATTTCCAATCTATCACAATAATACTATTCCTTCCCATTCAAAATCTGGtcaaattaaacaaaaagaTAGTGTGTTTCACTTCACATCACTAAAATATTCGAGCGTACGTGCATCTAGTTGCCGGGCCCACCCCTACATTCAACCAAAAACAATTGACCtcaaaaactaaaaaacaaaAACCCCATTATTTTCTTCCAAATTCCACATTTTCAATTCGTTAATTATTTTACGAAGAACATGAAATCCCAACCACCACTGTAACAATTATTCCCCAATTCCAATACAAGATCAATCAGAAGCTCACTGATCATGTCAGAAGACGAATCCGATCACCTCCTCCTTCGCGCCGCAGTTGTCgtcttcctcctcctcatcacAGGTATAAATTTAATCATTTCTTGCTCAATTATATTCTGCAACTGTGTTTGTTTATTCGATTTGAGAGTTTCGAGGATGATTGTCGGATTTGACCAGCATTTATTACACCAACTTTGATACGATATTAATCAATCCTCTGTTTTTTGTAGGAGAGCTCGTGATTGGCCAATCATCGCTAGAGACAGACAGAGACATCCTCCTCCAGCTGCAGGCATTTCTCAAGAGAGAAAACCCCATCGCCGAGAATCGAGGCAAATACATTAAATGGAACCCCGACGACGCATCTCCGTGCGCGTGGGAAGGAATCACCTGCGACAACTCCACAAACCGCGTGAATTCAATCGACCTCTCCGACTGCAACGTCGCCGGAGATCTCTTCGATAACTTCTCCGCCCTCACGGAGCTTTCTCACCTAGACCTTTCATCGAATACCATCGGCGGAGTGATAACGGCCGACCTCGGCCGCTGCCGGAGCCTCAAATTCCTCAACTTATCGCACAACATCATCTACGGGGAAGTCAATCTCACCGGTTTAGAAAATCTGGAGGTTCTCGATCTCTCACTCAACAGAATTCAAGCGTTTATCCGTCTCACCATACCGGAAAACTGCTCCAATTTAGCAGTAGCGAACATCTCCAACAACAATTTCACCGGAGAAGTAGGAAACATCTTCGAAAAGTGTATCAATCTGAAGTTTCTCGATCTCAGCTCGAATCGGTTGGAGGGAGACATATGGCCTGGATTCGATCGGATGGAGGAAGTCTCGTTATCGGAGAATCATTTTTCCGGCGCCGTTTCTGCTGCGATTTTCTCCGAAAACTGCAGCTTGACATCGTTGGATATATCTGAGAATCACTTCTTTGGAGAATTTCCATCTCAAATCTCCAATTGTAAAAATTTGGAGATATTGACGCTTGGGGGAAACAATTTCAAGGGGCTAATCCCTAAAGAAATCGGATCATTGCCTAAAATCCAAGCGTTATATTTGGGGAATAACAAGTTTTCAAGAGAGATTCCAGAAAGCTTAGTAGGTTTAGCCAATCTGAAATTCCTTGATTTGAGCAGCAACAGCTTCGGAGGCGACATTCAACAGATTTTCGGCCGATTGAAGCAGGTGAAATATCTTCTCCTCCATAAGAATTCATATGTAGGAGGATTTCACACATCTGGTGTGCTCGAGCTTCCAAACATCGTTAGATTGGATTTAAGCTACAATAATTTCTCCGGCGAATTACCGGTGGAGATTTCTCAGATGGCGAGCTTGAAATACCTAATTCTCGCCTACAACAGCTTCACCGGCGGGATACCTTCCCAATATGGAAGCCTCTCCGGCCTTCAAGCACTCGATCTTTCCTATAATAGCCTCAACGGATCCATACCTTCCACTTTCGGCAACCTCAAATCACTCCTGTGGCTGATGCTCGCTAACAATTCTCTCTCCGGCGAGATTCCGCCGCAGCTGGGAAACTGCAGCAGTTTATTGTGGCTGAATCTCGCAAATAACCAGTTTTCAGGGGCTTTGCCAACTGAATTAACCGCCATCGGAAACGACGTCGCGCCAACCTTCATGCTCAACCGTCTCGAGAGCGATGATGTGCCGGCTGGCTCCGGCGAGTGCACGGCGATGAAGAGGTGGGTTCCGGCGGATTACCCGCCTTTCAGCTTCGTCTACGTCCTTCTCACGAGGAAGAAGTGTAGGGATTTGTGGGACAGGATACTGAAAGGGTACGGCCTGTTTTCGGTCTGCTCCCCGGGATCGAACATTCGGACGATGCAGATTTCCGGCTACATCCAGCTCAGTGGGAACCAGTTATCCGGCGAAATCCCCGAAGAAATTGGGAACATGTTGAATTTCAGTATGTTGCACTTTGGCCTAAACCAGTTCAGCGGCGAGCTGCCACCTGGGCTGGAGAGGATACCGTTGATGGTGCTGAACGTCACGCGAAACAACTTCTCCGGCAAGATACCACCGGAGATAGGCAACCTCAAGTGCTTGCAGAATCTTGATTTGTCACACAACAACTTCTCCGGCCAGTTTCCGAGCAGCTTGAACAATTTAAGTGATCTCACCAAGTTCAACATTTCTTACAATCGATATATATCCGGCTCTGTTCCGGCCGTTGGACAGCTGGCGACATTAGATAAGTGGTCATTCGTCGCGGACCCTCTCCTCCGGCTGCCTCCGTTCATGACCAATGAGTCGACTGGGGCGCCTCCGGGGAGGAACAGGGGAGGAAGGAAGAATGAGCCTAGGGGAATAGGTGTGTTTTTAGTGGTGTTGGCTTTGGTTCTTGCTGCTTCAGTTTGTGGGATAATGACACTCATAGTGTGTCTCCTTATTAAGAGCCCTATTGACTCGAGAGGGTATCTCTTGAATGAGTCTAAGGGAGTCGAGTTCGGGTCAGGCTCGAGCTCGTCTTCGCCATGGGGGTCGAACACGATCAAGGTCATTCGCTTGGACAAAACGGCCTTCACGCATTCGGATATATTGAGGGCTACTAGAAGCTTCTCGGATGAGCGAATCATCGGCAGGGGAGGGTCGGGCACGGTGTACAGAGGTGTGCTGCCCGATGGTAGGGAGGTGGCGGTGAAGAAGCTGCAGTCGGAAGGTGTGGAGGGGGAGAGGGAGTTCAGAACTGAGATGGAGTTGTTGAGTGGTAATGGACTAGGTTGGCCTCATCCGAACCTAGTCACCCTCTACGGTTGGTGCCTCAACAGTTCGGAAAAGCTGCTCGTGTACGAGTACATGGAAGGGGGCACCCTAGAGGATCGCATCACCGACCGGATCGGCCTCAACTGGCGGAGGCGTCTGGATGTCGCGGTGGACGTGGCACGGGCGCTGGTGTTCCTGCACCACGAGTGCTACCCGAGCATCGTGCATAGGGATGTCAAGGCGAGCAATGTGCTGCTTGATAAGGATGGAAAGGCCCGGGTGACTGACTTTGGGCTGGCCCGGGTGGTGGACGTGGGTGACAGCCATGTCAGCACCATGGTGGCAGGGACCGTGGGGTATGTCGCGCCCGAGTACGGGCAGACGTGGCAGGCAACGACGAAAGGCGATGTGTATAGCTTTGGTGTGCTGGTGATGGAGCTGGCCACGGGGAGGCGGGCGGTGGATGGTGGCGAGGAGTGTCTGGTCGAGTGGGCAAAGCGGGTCATGGGGGACGGCCAGAGACCTCTGCCCGTGGCTCTGCTCGTGTCGGGTCTGGCTGATGGAGCTGACAAGATGGGTGAGTTGCTCCGGGTCGGGCTATGGTGCACGGCTGAGACGCCGCAAGCTAGGCCTAACATGAAGGAGGTGTTGGCAATGTTGTTTAGAATTTCTTGCACACAAAAGGATTTTGAACATGTTTCTGattttctttgattttgttCAAATAGGATTGATGTATAGGCTTTTCTCTGGTATTATTCTTTCTTGTAATTAACACACATTGTTAGAAAGGGGAAATTTCACCATTTTTGCATCATGTTGTTATTCCAATAGATTTGACAAATAAACATCAATATTTCCTTCCCAAAccacactaaaacatattttgACTTACAGCACCAGAAGGTGTGACAAAATTGCTTGGTTTTCTCAATATGAAAAAGCTTGTTTTATTTTGGCAATCTATGATGGTGAATTCTTATAGTACTAGTGCAACACATAATTGTGTTGTGAAAATTCAATAAATAGATCCATCCAGTTTCTAATTAGGTAGAATCTTGAGGTCCATGTTGAGTAAAATGTGTGCTGGTATAAGCAACTTGAAGCATCTCCTCATCTTGTTCATACGATTCGCGATACGTCTCCAAGTTCGTTTCAGCATTCACAACCGCAGAGATGCAAAGCACCTTCCTCCACTCCTCCAAATGTGGAAAACCGGTGTAGTCCGCGTATTTGTCACAATACTGcaaacaaatggaaaatagCATCACATTGTGCAATAAGGTGAATTCCATTCATGAAAATGAACTATATCAGCATAGTCTTTTTATACCTCAAACTCAGCAATCTCATGTGTATAGTGCTTTGGGATGCCAGCGGCCTTTCTCGAGTCATAAAACTCCTTGATCGATTGCATCATAGCATCCCATGATGGCAAACTCCTTTTGCCAGACAAGAGTTGAGCAATCCATATTGCTTGGGATTCAAAGAAAGGAAATCCAATGATCtacatttataataataataataataaacaaattTAGCAAAACTTGAGTTAGAACATACTAGTATATGGTTGTACATGGAATGCATTTACCTTTCTTGGGATGCCAATAAAAGATAGAGAAGGTGCTAGTGAAGGAGGGAAGGTATGCTCATAGAGGGGTCCCACCCTGTCATCTTCTATCCTCACTATTCCTTTAGTATCAAGAAATGGGAATGAATATGAGTACCTACACAATCCCCACTTGTACTCATTAGCTCTTGTCATCCATGAACTAGTGTATGCTTCAAGATATGGTCACATAAAGTATAGTTTGAACTAAGCATGGTCATGGTAAAGTGACGGTTTACCCGGTACAGTATATGATGGTGTCGGCTATGATCCACGAGCCATCACGGAATAGGA
This sequence is a window from Salvia splendens isolate huo1 chromosome 14, SspV2, whole genome shotgun sequence. Protein-coding genes within it:
- the LOC121765222 gene encoding probable LRR receptor-like serine/threonine-protein kinase At1g74360 — protein: MSEDESDHLLLRAAVVVFLLLITGELVIGQSSLETDRDILLQLQAFLKRENPIAENRGKYIKWNPDDASPCAWEGITCDNSTNRVNSIDLSDCNVAGDLFDNFSALTELSHLDLSSNTIGGVITADLGRCRSLKFLNLSHNIIYGEVNLTGLENLEVLDLSLNRIQAFIRLTIPENCSNLAVANISNNNFTGEVGNIFEKCINLKFLDLSSNRLEGDIWPGFDRMEEVSLSENHFSGAVSAAIFSENCSLTSLDISENHFFGEFPSQISNCKNLEILTLGGNNFKGLIPKEIGSLPKIQALYLGNNKFSREIPESLVGLANLKFLDLSSNSFGGDIQQIFGRLKQVKYLLLHKNSYVGGFHTSGVLELPNIVRLDLSYNNFSGELPVEISQMASLKYLILAYNSFTGGIPSQYGSLSGLQALDLSYNSLNGSIPSTFGNLKSLLWLMLANNSLSGEIPPQLGNCSSLLWLNLANNQFSGALPTELTAIGNDVAPTFMLNRLESDDVPAGSGECTAMKRWVPADYPPFSFVYVLLTRKKCRDLWDRILKGYGLFSVCSPGSNIRTMQISGYIQLSGNQLSGEIPEEIGNMLNFSMLHFGLNQFSGELPPGLERIPLMVLNVTRNNFSGKIPPEIGNLKCLQNLDLSHNNFSGQFPSSLNNLSDLTKFNISYNRYISGSVPAVGQLATLDKWSFVADPLLRLPPFMTNESTGAPPGRNRGGRKNEPRGIGVFLVVLALVLAASVCGIMTLIVCLLIKSPIDSRGYLLNESKGVEFGSGSSSSSPWGSNTIKVIRLDKTAFTHSDILRATRSFSDERIIGRGGSGTVYRGVLPDGREVAVKKLQSEGVEGEREFRTEMELLSGNGLGWPHPNLVTLYGWCLNSSEKLLVYEYMEGGTLEDRITDRIGLNWRRRLDVAVDVARALVFLHHECYPSIVHRDVKASNVLLDKDGKARVTDFGLARVVDVGDSHVSTMVAGTVGYVAPEYGQTWQATTKGDVYSFGVLVMELATGRRAVDGGEECLVEWAKRVMGDGQRPLPVALLVSGLADGADKMGELLRVGLWCTAETPQARPNMKEVLAMLFRISCTQKDFEHVSDFL